One genomic segment of Desulforamulus reducens MI-1 includes these proteins:
- the rpsO gene encoding 30S ribosomal protein S15 — protein MALSPEKKNEIIENFKTHEGDTGSPEVQIALLTERINQLTMHLKSFKKDHHSRRGLLKMVGQRRALLNYLRDRNFDRYRTILEKLGLRK, from the coding sequence TTGGCTCTATCCCCAGAAAAGAAGAATGAAATTATTGAGAATTTTAAGACTCACGAAGGTGATACAGGTTCTCCTGAGGTTCAAATTGCTCTATTAACCGAGCGTATTAATCAATTAACCATGCACCTAAAGTCCTTTAAGAAGGATCACCACTCCCGTCGTGGTCTCTTAAAAATGGTAGGTCAACGTCGTGCATTACTTAACTACCTGCGTGACCGTAACTTTGATCGGTATCGTACTATCTTAGAAAAACTTGGATTACGTAAATAA
- a CDS encoding bifunctional riboflavin kinase/FAD synthetase: MRVYKSLKGLKDIYPNIIVALGNFDGIHLGHQRLIGEAVAVARRTNGTAAVLTFEPHPLMVLKPEMAPAMLLDQESKQRIMAELGVDILILLPFTQELAHLSPEEFLKEILVKEMNVRGIVVGYNYSFGYKGSGTSEDLRSYALEYGYSLSVIPPVKVGEQVVSSTLIRNKLAEGDVIAAKRYLGYYPFTEGIVVTGDRRGGNALGFPTANIDCPDGMMVPAKGVYSVHVELDGETYLGVANVGTKPTFHGNNPRTNIEVHLLDFCGDIYGKKIKVQYIRKLRDEKKFNSVHDLINQIQADVLSARFDHPE; this comes from the coding sequence TTGCGTGTTTATAAAAGCCTTAAAGGGCTTAAAGATATATATCCTAACATTATTGTAGCATTAGGAAATTTTGATGGGATTCATCTCGGGCATCAAAGGCTCATCGGTGAAGCTGTGGCAGTTGCACGTCGTACAAACGGAACAGCAGCGGTATTAACCTTTGAACCACATCCTCTAATGGTTCTTAAACCAGAAATGGCACCTGCCATGCTGTTAGACCAGGAATCAAAGCAGCGTATCATGGCGGAACTAGGTGTGGATATTTTAATACTGTTACCCTTTACCCAGGAACTTGCTCATTTAAGCCCAGAGGAATTTCTCAAAGAAATTCTTGTTAAGGAAATGAACGTTCGAGGAATTGTTGTTGGATACAACTATTCCTTTGGTTATAAAGGCAGCGGTACCTCAGAAGATCTTCGCAGTTATGCCCTTGAGTACGGCTATTCACTCAGTGTAATTCCACCTGTTAAGGTAGGAGAACAAGTAGTTAGCAGTACTCTCATAAGAAACAAATTAGCAGAAGGAGACGTTATTGCTGCAAAGAGATACCTTGGGTATTACCCCTTCACAGAAGGGATTGTGGTGACGGGGGATCGCAGGGGAGGAAACGCCTTGGGTTTTCCTACGGCCAATATTGATTGTCCTGATGGTATGATGGTACCTGCCAAAGGGGTCTACAGCGTTCATGTAGAATTGGATGGTGAGACATACTTGGGGGTAGCTAATGTTGGAACAAAGCCTACTTTTCACGGCAACAATCCACGAACCAATATTGAAGTTCATTTATTAGATTTCTGTGGTGACATCTACGGTAAGAAAATAAAAGTTCAATATATTCGTAAACTAAGGGATGAAAAAAAGTTTAACTCTGTCCACGATCTGATTAATCAAATTCAGGCTGATGTATTAAGTGCCAGATTTGACCATCCAGAGTAA
- the truB gene encoding tRNA pseudouridine(55) synthase TruB has product MDGVINILKPPGMTSHDVVFFVRRVTGVKKCGHTGTLDPGASGVLPVCVGKATRLARFVTDGDKTYRAEITLGIETSSQDAFGNVISRIDASAIKLDDFSSELRKFQGEIKQTPPMASAIKVKGKKLYELEREGIIVDVPTRTVTIYQVNIVDSWDWGTPNPRVLFDVACSKGTYVRTLCSDIGKELGCGAYMSFLLRSRVAAFGLHNAYTLEEIAALADKSQLESAVIPMAKAVQHLPIVEIHPSAQKSVCSGATLYPAGVRVGLEYLKPEGLVQVQLNHELLGIYKPVLDVNDFGERIILRPEVVFAS; this is encoded by the coding sequence GTGGATGGGGTCATCAATATCTTAAAGCCTCCGGGAATGACATCCCACGATGTTGTATTCTTTGTAAGACGGGTTACTGGGGTGAAGAAATGTGGGCATACTGGTACCCTTGACCCTGGAGCATCGGGTGTTCTCCCAGTATGTGTAGGCAAAGCTACACGACTAGCTAGGTTTGTTACAGATGGAGACAAGACTTATAGGGCTGAAATAACTCTGGGAATTGAAACATCCAGTCAGGATGCCTTTGGCAATGTTATTAGCCGCATCGATGCATCGGCCATAAAATTGGATGACTTTTCCAGTGAATTACGCAAATTCCAGGGAGAGATTAAACAAACCCCGCCTATGGCCTCAGCCATTAAGGTTAAGGGCAAAAAACTCTATGAACTTGAACGGGAAGGTATAATAGTAGATGTTCCTACTAGAACGGTTACCATATATCAGGTGAATATTGTAGACAGTTGGGATTGGGGAACCCCAAACCCCAGGGTATTGTTTGATGTGGCTTGTTCAAAGGGGACATATGTGCGTACCCTGTGTTCGGATATCGGCAAGGAACTGGGTTGTGGCGCCTATATGTCCTTTTTGTTACGTTCCCGGGTAGCCGCCTTTGGCTTGCACAATGCTTATACATTGGAGGAAATTGCAGCTTTAGCTGACAAAAGCCAACTAGAGAGTGCAGTAATCCCGATGGCTAAGGCTGTTCAGCATTTACCCATAGTTGAAATTCATCCTTCTGCGCAAAAATCAGTATGCTCCGGAGCAACCCTGTATCCGGCGGGTGTAAGAGTAGGATTAGAATACCTAAAGCCCGAAGGTCTTGTTCAAGTTCAACTAAATCACGAATTGTTAGGTATTTATAAGCCCGTTTTAGATGTAAACGATTTTGGGGAACGCATAATTCTAAGACCCGAAGTGGTTTTTGCTTCATAA
- a CDS encoding DHH family phosphoesterase, translating into MNNLRTVADVLEKSSRPLLCGHIMPDGDSLGSVLALGMGLQSVGKEVTIVSSDPLPDLYRFLPGIDEIVVGSVPDRKYDLLVVVDCSVPERLGSTITPTVDSGLPVVVIDHHVNDQPFGHHNYVRSSAAATGEIIMELLELLGVSINLDIAINLYTAIVTDTGSFRFENTTPETHSKAAELVKFGVPVSRLSNLIFGEQPLKSIRLLEAALNSLEVSDCGRIAWISIDRDKIDALGAEDQHIEGLISYPRKIKGVELAISFRELDKQKVKVSFRSKYTVDVNFLAKKFGGGGHVRASGCTIQGTLQEVKEVVLKEAQEIFRGC; encoded by the coding sequence ATGAATAACTTGAGGACAGTGGCAGATGTGCTGGAGAAGTCAAGTAGACCCTTGCTGTGTGGTCATATTATGCCAGATGGTGATAGCCTTGGCTCTGTCCTAGCGTTAGGTATGGGGTTACAATCTGTAGGTAAAGAGGTAACTATAGTTAGTTCAGACCCACTGCCGGACTTATATCGATTTCTTCCCGGGATCGATGAGATTGTTGTGGGCAGTGTACCTGATCGCAAATATGATTTACTTGTGGTGGTAGACTGTTCGGTGCCGGAGCGCCTTGGTTCTACCATCACTCCCACAGTGGACTCAGGTTTGCCAGTGGTAGTTATCGATCACCATGTTAATGATCAGCCCTTTGGACACCATAACTACGTAAGATCAAGTGCAGCAGCCACTGGGGAAATAATTATGGAACTGCTGGAGTTATTAGGTGTTTCCATCAATTTGGATATAGCCATCAATCTTTATACAGCCATTGTTACAGATACTGGTTCATTTCGTTTTGAAAACACCACTCCAGAAACCCACAGTAAGGCAGCAGAACTGGTGAAGTTTGGAGTTCCAGTTTCCCGTTTATCCAATCTGATTTTTGGGGAACAGCCTCTGAAATCGATCAGATTATTGGAAGCTGCCTTAAATAGCCTTGAAGTCAGTGATTGTGGTCGCATTGCTTGGATAAGTATTGACCGTGATAAAATTGATGCGTTGGGTGCTGAGGATCAGCATATAGAAGGTCTAATAAGTTACCCCCGTAAAATTAAGGGTGTTGAGTTAGCTATTTCCTTTAGGGAATTGGATAAGCAAAAGGTAAAGGTTAGTTTTCGGTCTAAATATACGGTGGATGTTAACTTTTTAGCTAAAAAATTTGGTGGCGGAGGACATGTTCGAGCCTCAGGGTGTACCATTCAAGGTACACTTCAGGAAGTTAAGGAAGTCGTTCTCAAGGAAGCCCAAGAAATATTCCGGGGGTGTTAA
- the rbfA gene encoding 30S ribosome-binding factor RbfA, with protein sequence MSHRPERVAEAIKKEVADLIRNDIKDPRIGFVTITGVEVTRDLSFAKIFISVMGSDAHRQETLSILQKSAGYMRSEIGRRIKLRHAPELIFKLDTSLDHGTRIAEILHEINSQEAKPTHE encoded by the coding sequence ATGTCGCACCGACCGGAACGTGTAGCTGAGGCTATAAAAAAAGAAGTAGCAGATTTAATCAGAAATGACATAAAGGATCCAAGAATAGGTTTTGTGACAATAACAGGTGTCGAGGTTACTCGAGATCTATCCTTTGCTAAAATCTTTATTAGTGTTATGGGTTCCGATGCTCACCGGCAAGAAACATTGAGTATACTTCAAAAATCCGCTGGTTACATGCGTTCTGAAATTGGAAGAAGGATTAAGCTTCGTCATGCCCCAGAATTAATATTTAAATTAGATACTTCACTGGATCACGGAACTCGAATAGCTGAAATTCTTCATGAGATAAACTCTCAGGAGGCAAAGCCAACTCATGAATAA
- the infB gene encoding translation initiation factor IF-2, which yields MTKKRVHELAKELNIENKELINKLMQIGISVKSHMSALENDAVEKVYHQYGKKQEKSSDSANKQIQREHGRGQGMEDKKEKDQLFRPDNAKGPGLVDRVPNRPPDRRYEDKAKVAQKPAQELRGSKTTTNSENEQTAPRQGSAQQSGQGRPQANRPQGSQGRPYGGRPQGGQSRPYGDRPQGGQGRPYGDRPQGGQGRPYGDRPQGGQGRPYGDRPQGGQGRPYGDRPQGGQGRPYGDRPQGGQGRPYGDRPQGGQSRPYGDRPQGGQGRPYGDRPQGGQSRPYGDRPQGGQGRPYGDRPQGGQGRHYGDRPQGGQGRPQGAGRPGANRGAGPSIPKPPEQVAQPKPTKAPDKTKGDRRKNYEKDGKWADGQIEKNKLFKGRNNKNKKRQHQQSAPPPILDKKPVQIAEVITVQELAEKLKKTAAEVIKKLMGLGVLATINQEVDFETATLIAGEYGIETELKVAVDKEALVMAEPEEDEDKLVLRPPVVTIMGHVDHGKTSLLDAIRETNVTAGEAGGITQHIGAYQVERNGKKITFVDTPGHAAFTSMRARGAQITDIAILVVAADDGVMPQTIEAINHAKAANVPIIVAINKMDKPDANPDKVKQELTQHELVVEDWGGDVIAVPVSAKNRTGLDNLLEMILLVAEVHELKANPDRMARGTVVEAELDKGRGPVATVLVQNGTLNVGDTIVVGQVSGRVRAMIDDKGRRVKKAPPSTPVEILGLSDVPEAGDILVAVEDEKLARDVAEKRKIRKREEGLKSSTKISLDDLFKHIQEGQIKELPIIVKADVQGSIEALAQALEKLTTEEVKVNLIHTGVGAVNETDIMLATASNAIVIGFNVRPDNNARKLADAEKVDINLYRVIYEVIDDVKKAMSGLLDPEFKEVVLGHVEVRKTFKASKIGTIAGGYVTEGKIVRDASVRVIRDGIVVFEGKLDSLKRFKDDAKEVAQGYECGLTIDRFNDVQEGDIIEAFTMEAIKREI from the coding sequence ATGACCAAAAAACGGGTCCATGAATTGGCAAAGGAACTTAACATAGAGAATAAAGAACTTATAAATAAATTAATGCAAATAGGTATATCTGTGAAATCACACATGAGTGCACTTGAAAATGATGCTGTTGAAAAGGTATATCATCAATACGGTAAAAAGCAGGAAAAATCATCAGATTCAGCAAATAAACAAATTCAAAGAGAACATGGTAGGGGGCAAGGAATGGAAGACAAAAAAGAAAAAGATCAGTTATTTAGACCCGATAATGCCAAGGGCCCAGGATTAGTGGATAGAGTACCCAACAGGCCTCCCGATCGGAGATATGAAGATAAAGCAAAGGTAGCTCAAAAACCTGCTCAGGAATTGAGAGGATCGAAAACTACAACCAACAGCGAGAATGAGCAAACAGCACCAAGACAAGGTAGTGCCCAACAGAGTGGCCAGGGAAGGCCACAGGCGAATCGCCCCCAGGGCAGTCAAGGTAGACCCTATGGAGGTCGCCCTCAGGGCGGTCAAAGCAGACCCTATGGAGATCGTCCCCAGGGCGGTCAAGGCAGACCCTATGGAGATCGTCCCCAAGGTGGCCAAGGCAGGCCCTATGGAGATCGTCCCCAGGGCGGCCAAGGCAGGCCCTATGGAGATCGTCCCCAGGGCGGTCAAGGCAGACCCTATGGAGATCGTCCCCAAGGTGGCCAAGGCAGGCCCTATGGAGATCGTCCCCAGGGCGGTCAAGGCAGACCCTATGGAGATCGTCCCCAGGGCGGTCAAAGCAGACCCTATGGAGATCGTCCCCAGGGCGGTCAAGGCAGACCCTATGGAGATCGTCCCCAGGGCGGTCAAAGCAGACCCTATGGAGATCGTCCCCAAGGCGGTCAAGGCAGGCCCTATGGAGATCGTCCCCAAGGCGGTCAAGGCAGACACTATGGAGACCGTCCCCAGGGTGGTCAGGGCAGACCCCAAGGCGCTGGGAGACCTGGGGCAAACCGAGGTGCTGGACCTAGTATTCCTAAACCACCGGAACAAGTTGCGCAGCCCAAGCCAACGAAGGCACCGGATAAAACAAAGGGCGACCGCCGTAAGAATTATGAAAAAGATGGCAAATGGGCAGATGGCCAAATTGAAAAAAATAAGCTCTTTAAAGGACGTAACAACAAGAATAAAAAGAGACAGCATCAACAATCTGCACCGCCACCAATTTTAGACAAAAAGCCAGTCCAAATAGCTGAGGTTATTACCGTCCAAGAGCTGGCTGAAAAGCTCAAGAAAACGGCTGCAGAGGTCATTAAAAAATTGATGGGGCTAGGTGTTTTAGCTACCATAAACCAAGAAGTAGATTTTGAAACAGCTACATTGATTGCCGGAGAGTACGGTATTGAGACCGAACTCAAAGTGGCTGTTGATAAGGAAGCTTTGGTTATGGCTGAACCCGAAGAAGATGAAGATAAATTGGTGCTTCGGCCACCGGTTGTTACCATTATGGGCCACGTAGACCATGGTAAAACATCTTTGCTAGATGCTATTCGTGAGACTAATGTTACAGCTGGAGAAGCAGGCGGGATTACTCAACATATTGGTGCCTATCAGGTAGAGCGTAACGGTAAAAAGATAACATTTGTTGATACACCGGGTCACGCAGCTTTTACTTCCATGCGAGCTCGGGGGGCACAAATTACTGATATCGCTATTTTAGTGGTTGCAGCTGATGATGGTGTCATGCCCCAAACCATTGAAGCCATTAACCATGCAAAAGCAGCCAATGTTCCAATTATTGTAGCCATAAACAAAATGGATAAACCAGATGCCAACCCCGATAAAGTTAAACAAGAACTAACCCAGCATGAACTGGTGGTGGAAGACTGGGGAGGCGATGTCATTGCTGTACCAGTATCTGCCAAAAACCGAACTGGTTTAGACAATCTTCTAGAAATGATCTTACTTGTGGCTGAAGTACATGAATTAAAGGCAAATCCAGACCGTATGGCTAGAGGTACGGTGGTGGAAGCTGAATTGGATAAAGGAAGAGGTCCAGTGGCCACTGTACTGGTTCAGAATGGTACCCTGAATGTGGGGGATACTATTGTTGTTGGCCAAGTATCTGGACGTGTTAGAGCCATGATCGATGACAAAGGTCGCCGGGTTAAGAAAGCTCCACCCAGTACACCTGTAGAGATTTTGGGCTTGTCTGATGTGCCGGAGGCGGGAGATATCCTGGTAGCTGTGGAGGATGAGAAACTGGCACGGGATGTGGCCGAAAAACGAAAGATTAGAAAGCGGGAAGAAGGTCTCAAATCCTCTACAAAAATCTCACTGGATGATCTGTTTAAACATATCCAAGAAGGACAGATAAAGGAACTGCCTATCATTGTAAAAGCAGACGTTCAAGGTTCCATCGAAGCACTGGCTCAAGCCTTGGAAAAGCTGACCACGGAAGAGGTAAAGGTAAATCTCATTCATACAGGTGTTGGTGCGGTTAATGAAACGGATATTATGCTGGCCACTGCATCCAATGCCATTGTCATTGGTTTTAACGTACGACCAGATAACAATGCCCGTAAATTAGCAGATGCTGAGAAAGTTGATATTAACCTGTACCGGGTAATTTATGAAGTTATTGATGATGTAAAGAAAGCCATGAGCGGCTTGCTTGATCCGGAATTCAAAGAGGTTGTACTGGGACACGTAGAAGTTCGTAAGACATTTAAAGCTTCTAAAATTGGTACCATCGCCGGGGGCTATGTGACGGAGGGTAAAATCGTCAGGGATGCCAGTGTTCGCGTTATTCGAGATGGAATTGTTGTCTTTGAAGGGAAGCTGGACTCTCTAAAACGCTTTAAAGATGATGCGAAAGAAGTGGCCCAGGGTTATGAGTGTGGCTTAACCATTGATCGCTTTAATGATGTGCAGGAAGGTGACATTATTGAAGCATTTACAATGGAAGCGATCAAACGGGAGATTTAA
- a CDS encoding L7Ae/L30e/S12e/Gadd45 family ribosomal protein produces MSGSVFHLLGLSQRAGKTVSGDFAVRENIIKGKVKLLIIAADTSERIKQEYIRIGQSKKVTTKIAFTKHELGSALGKSPRAAVAIMDPNFARGIESLLEGGEA; encoded by the coding sequence GTGAGCGGGTCCGTTTTTCATCTTTTAGGGTTAAGTCAGCGTGCTGGGAAAACCGTGTCAGGTGATTTTGCTGTTCGGGAGAATATAATAAAGGGTAAGGTTAAACTTTTAATTATTGCTGCTGATACATCTGAAAGAATAAAGCAAGAATATATTCGTATTGGTCAGTCAAAAAAAGTGACTACAAAAATTGCCTTTACAAAGCACGAGTTAGGATCGGCATTGGGGAAGTCCCCACGAGCAGCCGTAGCGATAATGGATCCGAACTTCGCCCGAGGCATAGAAAGCCTGCTGGAAGGAGGAGAGGCTTAG
- the rnpM gene encoding RNase P modulator RnpM, translated as MPKVKKVPLRMCIGCQEMKPKRELTRVVRTPQETVEIDPTGKKSGRGAYVCPSANCLQKAIKGKRLERSLECAISPEIIENLKQGLVK; from the coding sequence GTGCCCAAGGTCAAAAAGGTTCCGCTAAGGATGTGTATTGGCTGTCAGGAAATGAAGCCTAAGCGAGAATTGACAAGGGTGGTGCGGACCCCCCAGGAAACGGTGGAGATTGATCCCACTGGAAAGAAATCTGGACGAGGTGCTTACGTCTGTCCCAGTGCTAATTGCTTACAAAAGGCAATAAAAGGTAAAAGGTTGGAGCGATCTCTAGAATGTGCCATATCACCAGAAATTATAGAAAATCTTAAGCAAGGACTGGTGAAATAG
- the nusA gene encoding transcription termination factor NusA gives MNSEFLEALRDLEKEKGIAVDVLLEAIEAALLSAYKRNFGSLQNARVHIDRDTGDYKVYSQRAVVEEVEDDRVEISLEDARKIDPRFNLEDVVEDEVTPRNFGRIAAQTAKQVVVQRIREAERNIIFEEFSNREGDILTGIVQRIENKNVFIELGKTEAILTPSEQIPNEDYRHGDRLKTYIVEVRKTTKGPQILVSRTHPGLLKRLFELEVPELQEGVVELKSIAREAGYRSKIAVYSKDENIDPVGACVGPKGMRVQNIVTELNGEKIDIIKWNQDPSKYVASSLSPAKVVAVEVWEDEKVARVIVPDYQLSLAIGKEGQNARLAAKLTGWKIDIKSESQMTDIYPEYDAEENDGFSTDDNYLETFEDEYKHVDSSEEKNGE, from the coding sequence GTGAACAGTGAGTTCTTAGAAGCCTTGAGAGATTTAGAAAAAGAGAAGGGTATTGCAGTGGATGTGCTGTTAGAAGCTATTGAAGCGGCCTTGTTATCTGCTTATAAACGGAACTTTGGTTCGTTACAAAACGCAAGGGTCCATATTGATCGAGATACAGGAGATTATAAAGTATATTCCCAGCGTGCTGTTGTGGAGGAAGTTGAAGACGATCGGGTTGAAATTTCCTTAGAAGATGCAAGAAAAATTGACCCTCGGTTCAACCTGGAAGATGTGGTGGAAGATGAAGTCACTCCTAGAAATTTTGGCCGTATTGCGGCGCAGACGGCTAAACAAGTTGTTGTTCAGCGAATTCGTGAGGCGGAAAGAAATATCATTTTTGAAGAATTTTCTAACCGTGAAGGTGATATTCTTACTGGTATTGTGCAACGAATAGAGAATAAAAATGTTTTTATTGAGTTGGGTAAAACAGAGGCTATTTTAACACCTTCTGAGCAAATACCGAACGAAGATTATAGACACGGCGATCGGTTGAAAACTTACATAGTGGAGGTTCGCAAAACCACAAAGGGGCCACAGATTTTAGTGTCCAGGACTCACCCAGGTCTGCTAAAGCGGTTGTTTGAACTGGAGGTCCCTGAACTTCAAGAAGGAGTTGTTGAATTAAAATCCATTGCCAGGGAAGCCGGTTATCGATCTAAAATTGCTGTTTATTCAAAAGATGAAAATATTGATCCAGTGGGTGCATGTGTGGGCCCAAAAGGGATGCGTGTACAAAATATTGTTACTGAATTGAACGGTGAAAAGATTGACATTATAAAATGGAACCAGGATCCATCAAAGTATGTAGCCTCTTCTCTCAGCCCAGCTAAAGTGGTGGCAGTGGAAGTTTGGGAAGATGAGAAAGTAGCCAGAGTTATTGTGCCTGATTACCAACTTTCCTTAGCCATTGGAAAAGAAGGACAAAATGCACGTCTTGCTGCAAAGCTGACAGGGTGGAAAATTGATATAAAAAGTGAGTCCCAGATGACAGATATTTATCCAGAATATGATGCTGAGGAAAACGATGGATTTTCCACAGATGATAATTATCTAGAAACCTTTGAGGACGAATACAAACATGTTGATTCGTCCGAAGAGAAAAATGGTGAGTAA
- the rimP gene encoding ribosome maturation factor RimP, with product MAKSTVVEKVTEAVAPIVEEAKLELVDVEYVKEGGNWYLRIFIDKPGGIELDDCQGVSEKIDTLLDEIDPVPQAYFLEVSSPGIERPLKKPQDFEKFNGHLVNITTFAPINGSKNFIGKLLDYNEEGIHLEIKGKQVVLPHQQVATARLAVEI from the coding sequence TTGGCTAAGAGTACCGTAGTAGAGAAAGTAACAGAAGCTGTAGCGCCGATTGTAGAAGAGGCAAAACTGGAATTGGTTGATGTTGAGTATGTCAAAGAAGGTGGAAACTGGTATTTAAGGATTTTTATTGACAAACCCGGCGGGATTGAATTGGATGACTGTCAGGGTGTATCTGAAAAAATCGACACCCTTCTTGATGAAATAGACCCAGTGCCCCAGGCCTATTTTTTAGAAGTATCCTCACCTGGCATAGAAAGACCGCTGAAGAAACCACAAGATTTTGAAAAATTTAATGGTCATTTGGTGAACATAACCACCTTTGCCCCTATAAATGGTTCGAAAAATTTTATTGGTAAATTATTAGACTATAATGAAGAGGGAATTCACCTGGAGATTAAAGGGAAACAGGTTGTATTACCCCATCAACAGGTTGCCACCGCACGTTTGGCAGTAGAAATTTGA
- a CDS encoding PHP domain-containing protein encodes MIYQYSGVVHIHSFYSDGSADFKGIAKAASKAGAKFILINDHDTLAGLHREGEQYLHGVLVLVGSEVTPKKNHFLCYDINSVPSNKLLPHQYVSQVYEQGGFGFLAHPDHKENPMFPGKMNWEDWDLDNAVGLEIWNYFSQWMASFKNKKGLLKSFLFPKATLSPPRSETLLKWDRLGKQRPVPAIAGVDAHGGRQLSWIPNILSSYKYQFKTFRTHILAKEPLKGIVHRDRHIILSAIKSGRSYLVNHCAGRVEHFQFYLQHLNNQWHMGEEVKQRPNMSLNVILPTKAHMKVIKDGKLLLQRKTNFLRLPNPDPGVYRVEVYKGHVRPRPWIFSNHIYIRN; translated from the coding sequence ATGATTTATCAGTATTCCGGTGTTGTGCATATTCATTCATTTTATTCGGATGGTTCTGCTGACTTTAAAGGAATAGCCAAAGCGGCTTCAAAGGCAGGAGCCAAATTTATTCTAATAAATGATCACGATACCTTGGCGGGGTTGCACCGGGAAGGTGAGCAATACCTACATGGAGTGTTGGTTCTGGTGGGATCTGAAGTGACCCCAAAGAAGAACCATTTTTTATGCTACGATATTAACTCTGTGCCCAGTAACAAGCTGTTGCCCCACCAATACGTTAGTCAGGTCTATGAGCAAGGCGGCTTTGGATTTTTAGCTCATCCTGATCATAAAGAAAACCCTATGTTTCCAGGTAAAATGAACTGGGAGGACTGGGATCTGGATAATGCAGTCGGTTTAGAAATTTGGAATTACTTTTCACAATGGATGGCTAGTTTTAAGAATAAAAAGGGTCTGTTAAAAAGTTTTCTGTTTCCAAAGGCAACCCTTAGCCCCCCTCGTTCAGAGACCTTATTAAAATGGGATCGCTTGGGGAAACAAAGGCCGGTACCTGCCATAGCAGGGGTTGATGCCCATGGCGGAAGGCAGTTGAGTTGGATACCTAATATACTTAGTAGTTATAAGTATCAATTTAAGACATTCAGAACCCATATACTTGCCAAGGAACCCTTAAAGGGTATTGTGCATAGGGATCGACATATTATTTTATCTGCCATAAAAAGCGGCAGGAGTTATCTTGTTAATCATTGTGCTGGAAGAGTGGAGCATTTTCAATTTTATCTCCAGCACTTAAACAACCAATGGCATATGGGAGAAGAGGTGAAACAACGACCCAATATGTCACTAAACGTAATACTTCCGACGAAGGCCCATATGAAAGTAATAAAGGACGGTAAATTATTATTACAAAGAAAAACGAATTTTCTTCGACTGCCTAACCCTGATCCCGGAGTCTACAGGGTGGAAGTATATAAAGGTCATGTCAGACCTCGTCCCTGGATATTCTCAAATCATATTTATATAAGGAATTGA